The proteins below are encoded in one region of Methanosarcina barkeri 3:
- a CDS encoding rhodanese-like domain-containing protein — translation MKFERIKSEGLAHLSYFIGSENEAIVIDPRRDCQVYAELARREGINIKYIFETHRNEDYLIGSLELKKLTDAEIYHGHGVDFKYGNYLNEGQEFDFGSMRLTALHTPGHTDESMSYTLTDLDTGKEPVIVFTGDALFVGDTGRTDLYGPEEAPRLAANLYDSIFNKILPLGDGVILCPAHGAGSVCGGAIAKRDYSTLGLERVQNPALQKTNREEFIKFKLQEKLEFPPYFYKMEQYNLQGPPLLQGLPVPKPLSPVEFRAEMEKGAVVLDTRMPHSFGGTHIRNTYSLWLNGIPSFAGWILPYDKPILLVLEEKEHLETAVRYLVRLGYDNIVGFLNGGIAAWYMKALPVDKISFVSVHDLKNKLEEHEEMTLLDVRKKKEWDEGHIQGAKNIYVGELEKNLDKIPKDSQVIVYCDSSRRSSIATSILKKHGYSNVYNVLGSMTAWKNAGYNTVK, via the coding sequence TTGAAATTTGAGCGCATTAAATCGGAAGGTCTGGCTCATCTTTCTTATTTCATAGGTTCGGAAAATGAAGCCATAGTTATTGACCCTCGAAGAGACTGTCAGGTCTATGCCGAACTTGCCAGAAGAGAGGGTATAAACATAAAATATATTTTTGAAACACACCGAAATGAAGACTACTTAATTGGTTCCCTGGAACTGAAGAAGCTTACAGATGCAGAGATTTATCACGGTCATGGAGTGGATTTCAAATACGGGAACTACTTGAATGAAGGCCAGGAGTTTGATTTTGGCTCAATGAGACTGACTGCTTTACATACTCCTGGCCATACGGATGAGAGTATGTCCTATACCCTGACAGACCTTGATACGGGAAAAGAACCAGTAATAGTTTTTACAGGAGATGCCCTGTTTGTAGGCGATACCGGAAGAACCGATCTCTATGGCCCGGAGGAAGCTCCAAGGCTGGCAGCAAACCTTTATGACAGTATATTTAACAAAATCCTTCCTCTGGGAGACGGAGTAATACTATGTCCTGCGCACGGTGCAGGCTCGGTTTGTGGGGGAGCTATCGCAAAACGAGACTACAGTACGCTTGGACTTGAGCGTGTACAAAATCCTGCTCTGCAAAAAACAAACAGGGAGGAGTTTATCAAGTTCAAACTCCAGGAGAAGCTTGAGTTTCCTCCTTACTTCTATAAAATGGAACAGTACAACCTGCAGGGACCTCCTTTGCTGCAGGGCCTGCCAGTTCCGAAGCCGCTTTCACCAGTGGAGTTCAGAGCAGAAATGGAAAAAGGGGCAGTGGTCTTGGATACCCGCATGCCCCATTCTTTTGGCGGAACGCATATAAGAAACACTTATAGTCTCTGGCTCAACGGAATACCTTCGTTTGCGGGCTGGATTCTTCCTTATGATAAACCCATACTCCTCGTGCTGGAGGAAAAAGAGCATCTTGAGACTGCTGTAAGGTATCTGGTCCGTCTGGGTTACGATAATATCGTTGGTTTTTTGAACGGCGGAATTGCAGCCTGGTATATGAAAGCCTTACCTGTGGACAAAATTAGTTTTGTTTCGGTCCATGATCTGAAAAATAAATTGGAAGAGCACGAGGAGATGACACTACTGGATGTTAGGAAAAAGAAGGAGTGGGATGAAGGGCATATTCAGGGAGCCAAAAACATATATGTGGGGGAACTTGAGAAAAATCTGGATAAGATCCCGAAAGACTCTCAGGTAATTGTTTATTGTGACAGTTCCAGGCGTTCCAGTATAGCAACTTCGATTTTAAAAAAGCATGGCTATAGCAATGTATATAACGTACTTGGCAGCATGACTGCATGGAAAAACGCCGGATATAATACAGTAAAATAA
- a CDS encoding Era-like GTP-binding protein — translation MNMLERFKVSFSKMFNKLFKKKGACIGIYGPPNAGKTTLSNRILKDWVGAEETMGSVSHIAHETRHAKRRNAISIETSGHTINLDIVDTPGLATKIDFHDFMEQGMSDSESKKRSKEATEGVIEAVKWLDDLDGVILVMDSTENPYTQVNVTVIGNMEARNLPLLIVANKVDLPDADPSVIKEAFPQHPMVPVSALEGVGMDSFYEALAKQFG, via the coding sequence ATGAATATGTTGGAACGATTTAAGGTAAGCTTTTCAAAAATGTTCAATAAACTGTTCAAGAAAAAAGGAGCATGCATAGGAATTTACGGCCCCCCGAATGCCGGTAAGACGACCCTTAGTAATCGGATCCTCAAGGATTGGGTCGGAGCTGAAGAAACTATGGGTTCTGTTTCTCATATCGCTCATGAAACCCGGCATGCCAAGAGAAGGAACGCGATAAGTATTGAGACCAGTGGGCACACAATCAACCTTGATATCGTAGACACGCCCGGGCTTGCCACAAAAATCGATTTCCATGACTTCATGGAGCAGGGAATGAGTGATTCCGAATCCAAAAAACGGTCCAAAGAAGCAACAGAAGGCGTAATCGAAGCTGTCAAATGGCTGGATGATCTTGATGGTGTCATACTTGTTATGGATTCCACAGAAAACCCCTATACCCAGGTCAATGTAACAGTAATAGGGAACATGGAAGCCAGAAACCTTCCGCTTCTTATAGTAGCAAACAAGGTAGACCTTCCTGATGCCGATCCATCCGTCATAAAGGAAGCTTTCCCCCAGCATCCTATGGTGCCAGTTTCTGCCCTTGAAGGAGTGGGAATGGACTCGTTTTATGAAGCTCTAGCAAAACAGTTCGGGTGA
- a CDS encoding AIR carboxylase family protein produces MVDISIIMGSESDRSIANRAVSVLEKSKYTYEVMVISAHRNPDELESYISSTDAKVFITIAGLSAALPGVVASRTKRPVVGVPVSAKLGGLDALLSIAQMPPGVPVGSVGIDNGANGAHLALRILDLIDTVKP; encoded by the coding sequence ATGGTTGATATCTCAATAATTATGGGTTCCGAATCCGACAGGTCTATCGCCAACCGTGCGGTATCCGTACTTGAAAAGAGCAAATACACTTACGAAGTAATGGTCATTTCTGCTCACAGGAACCCTGACGAACTTGAAAGCTACATCTCAAGCACCGATGCAAAGGTCTTTATTACGATTGCAGGTTTGTCTGCAGCCCTTCCAGGGGTTGTAGCTTCCAGAACAAAAAGACCTGTAGTCGGAGTCCCTGTTAGCGCGAAGCTTGGCGGACTCGATGCCCTGCTCTCCATTGCCCAGATGCCCCCAGGAGTGCCTGTAGGAAGCGTAGGGATAGATAACGGAGCAAACGGTGCACATCTTGCTCTGAGAATTCTGGACTTGATTGATACTGTGAAGCCTTAA
- a CDS encoding shikimate kinase, whose protein sequence is MILEGHACASGAGTIIAAFATWKGAAFGTGLKTYSEVELSDREKKVRGSIEGMPEADTFLIERCVELVLEHFEIKLGGKVKTSSNIPLAGGLKSSSAAANATVLATLNAIGESMPPLDAVKLGVRAAREAKVTITGSFDDACASFFGGVVITDNRKLELLKREEYNSKVLIFAPNRKVFSSQTNVKRSELIAPYIDMAYELALAGEYEKAMTLNGFLYCSALGFDTECILQALECGVKGVSLSGSGPAYVALVKEKQIEELRSAWESCGMEGRVIETSINNRDAMSL, encoded by the coding sequence ATGATACTTGAAGGGCACGCCTGCGCGTCTGGAGCAGGAACCATTATTGCGGCATTTGCAACCTGGAAAGGTGCGGCATTCGGAACTGGCTTAAAAACATATTCAGAGGTGGAACTCTCGGACCGCGAAAAAAAAGTCCGCGGATCGATTGAGGGAATGCCTGAAGCAGACACTTTTCTTATTGAAAGGTGTGTAGAACTTGTGCTTGAACACTTCGAGATTAAACTTGGGGGCAAGGTAAAAACAAGCAGCAACATTCCTCTTGCAGGCGGACTCAAGAGCAGCAGTGCAGCTGCCAATGCAACCGTACTGGCAACTTTAAACGCTATAGGAGAATCAATGCCTCCTCTTGACGCTGTAAAACTTGGGGTAAGAGCTGCAAGAGAAGCAAAAGTAACCATAACAGGGTCTTTTGATGACGCTTGTGCTTCTTTTTTCGGCGGAGTTGTAATTACCGACAATCGGAAACTGGAATTGCTTAAAAGAGAGGAATACAATTCAAAGGTCCTTATCTTTGCGCCGAACAGGAAAGTGTTCAGTTCACAAACAAATGTTAAACGTTCGGAACTCATTGCTCCGTATATAGATATGGCATACGAACTTGCACTTGCAGGAGAGTATGAAAAAGCAATGACTTTAAACGGTTTCCTCTACTGCAGCGCCCTTGGCTTTGATACCGAATGCATTCTTCAAGCCCTGGAATGCGGTGTAAAAGGGGTAAGCCTATCCGGATCCGGCCCGGCATATGTTGCTCTTGTTAAAGAAAAACAGATAGAAGAGCTCAGGTCGGCCTGGGAGAGCTGTGGGATGGAAGGCAGGGTTATAGAAACCTCTATAAATAACAGAGATGCAATGTCTTTATAA
- a CDS encoding DUF1328 domain-containing protein yields the protein MADLIGLAVVFLILALIAYILGARGIAGFSMEIAKWLVIIFIILAIISFLL from the coding sequence ATGGCAGACTTGATAGGACTTGCTGTAGTCTTTCTAATATTAGCATTAATTGCATATATACTGGGTGCAAGGGGAATTGCCGGTTTCTCAATGGAGATTGCAAAGTGGCTCGTCATAATCTTTATTATACTTGCAATTATCTCGTTCCTGTTATGA
- a CDS encoding chorismate mutase, with amino-acid sequence MNELEDIRREIEEIDREILALIDRRVNMAERVLESKRINGTSINDQKQNEVVINRALNAATELNLDPGSIKAIFEVLIRMSIERQNELSGKGRLP; translated from the coding sequence TTGAACGAACTTGAGGACATCCGCAGAGAAATCGAGGAAATTGATAGGGAAATACTTGCCCTCATTGATAGAAGAGTAAATATGGCCGAAAGAGTGCTTGAATCAAAAAGAATAAATGGAACTTCGATAAATGACCAGAAGCAAAACGAGGTTGTAATTAACAGAGCTTTAAATGCCGCAACCGAGCTCAACCTTGATCCGGGTTCCATAAAGGCCATTTTTGAGGTTCTTATCAGGATGAGTATTGAGCGCCAAAACGAGTTAAGCGGCAAAGGAAGATTGCCCTGA
- the hxlB gene encoding 6-phospho-3-hexuloisomerase, whose protein sequence is MEKVQANNCEDVLLSMKLIAVNLNEIIDRLDREAIRSMIQKILEGERIFLMGAGRSGLVAKAFAMRLMHLGFSVYVVGETTTPAVRPEDVVIAISGSGETHSIADLGKIVKDIGATLITVTSKKESTLGRISDIAMILPSKTKNDPDADGYLERNMRGGYKTLPPLGTSFEITSLIFLDSIISQLITLTGASEAELKSRHTNIE, encoded by the coding sequence ATGGAAAAAGTTCAGGCAAACAACTGCGAAGACGTACTATTATCAATGAAACTGATTGCAGTAAACCTCAATGAGATAATTGACAGACTAGATAGAGAAGCCATAAGGTCGATGATCCAGAAAATTCTGGAAGGCGAAAGAATTTTTTTGATGGGAGCCGGAAGGTCCGGGCTTGTTGCCAAAGCTTTTGCAATGAGGCTTATGCACCTTGGATTCAGTGTGTATGTGGTTGGTGAGACTACAACCCCTGCTGTCAGACCCGAGGATGTGGTGATTGCTATTTCAGGGTCAGGAGAAACCCATTCTATAGCTGATCTCGGGAAAATAGTAAAAGACATTGGTGCAACTCTCATAACGGTTACATCTAAAAAAGAATCCACACTCGGCAGAATCTCGGATATTGCTATGATCCTTCCTAGCAAGACTAAAAATGACCCTGATGCAGACGGTTACCTTGAAAGAAATATGCGGGGAGGTTACAAAACTCTGCCACCTCTAGGCACATCTTTTGAAATTACATCACTTATTTTCCTTGATTCGATAATTTCTCAGCTTATAACGCTCACAGGCGCCTCTGAAGCCGAACTGAAATCGAGACATACGAATATTGAATAA
- a CDS encoding pyridoxal phosphate-dependent aminotransferase, with protein sequence MKERKFSDNVARIDISGIRKIFEAAGSDAINLGLGQPDFDTPEHIKAAAVKAINEGFTGYTVGSGIPELREALSSKFQEENRFTVSPEEIIVTSGASEALAIALTALLNPGDEVLISNPGFVSYNALTQIVNGKAVSVPLAEDLTMKPETVLEKITPKTRALILNSPSNPTGTVASRADIKALAEIADDYNITIISDEVYEYFIYEGEHVSPASYSDNVITVNATSKSYAMTGWRLGYVAAQKDYIGQMLKVHQYIQACASSIAQKAAYAALTGPKDSVKVMLDEFRKRRDVLVKGLNELGMECTLPKGAFYAFPKVANSSEVASKLISNGIIVTPGTAFGSEGDGHIRFSYAASMKDIEKALGIMEKVL encoded by the coding sequence TTGAAGGAAAGAAAATTTTCAGATAACGTAGCCAGAATTGACATCTCAGGAATCAGGAAGATTTTCGAAGCTGCAGGCTCGGATGCCATTAACCTTGGGCTTGGACAGCCTGATTTTGATACTCCAGAGCATATCAAGGCAGCGGCAGTAAAAGCTATAAACGAAGGTTTCACGGGCTATACGGTCGGCTCGGGAATTCCGGAGTTAAGAGAAGCCCTGAGTTCCAAATTCCAGGAAGAAAACAGGTTCACGGTTTCTCCTGAGGAAATAATCGTTACTTCGGGAGCATCTGAAGCTCTTGCCATTGCCCTTACAGCCCTGCTAAACCCCGGAGATGAAGTTCTTATCTCAAACCCGGGCTTTGTTTCTTACAATGCACTGACCCAGATCGTCAATGGTAAAGCTGTAAGTGTCCCCCTTGCCGAAGACCTTACCATGAAGCCTGAGACCGTGCTTGAGAAAATTACCCCTAAAACCCGAGCTCTTATCCTTAATTCTCCTTCAAATCCTACAGGAACTGTCGCAAGCAGAGCCGATATAAAAGCCCTGGCCGAGATTGCAGACGACTATAATATAACCATTATTTCGGACGAAGTCTATGAATATTTCATCTATGAAGGAGAACATGTAAGCCCTGCCAGTTATTCGGACAATGTTATTACGGTAAACGCTACCTCAAAAAGCTATGCTATGACCGGCTGGAGGCTTGGCTACGTAGCAGCTCAGAAAGATTACATAGGTCAGATGCTTAAGGTACACCAGTATATCCAGGCCTGCGCCAGTTCAATCGCTCAGAAAGCAGCCTATGCAGCATTGACAGGACCTAAAGACTCAGTCAAAGTTATGTTAGATGAGTTCAGAAAGCGCAGGGATGTACTCGTAAAAGGGCTGAACGAGCTAGGGATGGAATGTACTCTCCCGAAAGGAGCTTTCTACGCCTTCCCGAAAGTCGCGAACTCCTCAGAAGTAGCCTCAAAATTGATCTCAAACGGCATTATTGTCACTCCAGGTACAGCTTTCGGAAGCGAAGGAGATGGACATATTCGATTTTCCTATGCGGCTTCAATGAAAGATATTGAAAAAGCTTTAGGCATAATGGAAAAAGTCCTTTGA
- a CDS encoding DUF1015 domain-containing protein, whose amino-acid sequence MVLHVPRILLPNDDWEKWAVIACDQHTQDPEYWKRVEEFIGDAPSTFNLIYPEIYLPLDENRVNKIHKTISDYKKFLVDYGACFILVRRSISDKERTGLVVAVDLEEYQFNGSDSFIKPTEGTIKERLPARVRIRENAELELSHILVLYDDPYFSVIPRNPVDFVCKEDKIYDFDLMEGGGHITGYRIINEKIIKEISDKILNLGTLLVGDGNHSLAAAKSFWEQIKGTVQADHPARYAMVELVNVHDPGLSFEPIHRIVSGIEPEELLKKFSARIEETGTSPSNTDFPIAGHSIGFITKDRSGMLVFDNPVYDLEVETLDEIIDNYSIEYEHDPEVVEKLGKKQGNIGFFLPPLKKSDFFSLIKKKGVLPRKSFSLGKENEKRYYIEARKIVP is encoded by the coding sequence ATGGTTTTACATGTTCCGCGCATTCTTCTTCCAAACGACGACTGGGAAAAATGGGCAGTGATTGCCTGTGATCAGCACACTCAGGATCCGGAATACTGGAAAAGAGTTGAAGAGTTTATTGGAGATGCCCCCTCTACTTTTAATTTAATTTATCCGGAAATATATCTTCCGCTAGATGAAAACAGAGTAAATAAGATCCATAAAACCATAAGTGACTACAAAAAGTTTCTTGTTGACTATGGCGCCTGCTTTATTCTCGTAAGGCGTTCGATCTCAGATAAGGAGAGAACCGGGCTTGTTGTTGCAGTAGACCTGGAAGAATATCAGTTCAACGGATCAGACTCGTTTATTAAACCAACTGAAGGCACTATTAAAGAAAGGCTTCCTGCAAGAGTCAGGATAAGGGAAAATGCAGAACTGGAACTCTCACACATCTTAGTGCTGTATGACGATCCTTATTTCTCGGTTATTCCAAGAAACCCTGTTGATTTTGTTTGTAAAGAGGACAAGATTTATGATTTTGATCTGATGGAAGGTGGCGGCCACATCACGGGTTACAGAATCATTAATGAAAAAATAATCAAAGAAATTTCGGATAAAATCCTGAACCTGGGAACCCTGCTTGTTGGCGATGGAAACCACAGCCTTGCCGCTGCAAAGAGCTTCTGGGAACAAATTAAAGGAACCGTACAGGCCGATCATCCTGCAAGGTATGCAATGGTTGAGCTTGTAAATGTTCATGATCCCGGACTTTCCTTTGAACCTATTCACAGAATTGTAAGCGGAATTGAGCCTGAAGAACTGCTCAAAAAATTCAGTGCAAGGATCGAAGAAACCGGAACCTCACCCTCAAATACTGATTTTCCGATTGCAGGACATTCAATAGGGTTTATTACAAAAGATAGGTCTGGTATGCTTGTCTTTGATAATCCAGTGTACGATCTGGAAGTCGAAACCCTTGATGAGATCATTGACAATTACTCAATCGAATATGAGCATGATCCTGAAGTAGTGGAGAAACTCGGAAAAAAACAGGGTAACATCGGTTTTTTCCTTCCTCCTTTGAAGAAGAGCGATTTTTTTTCTCTAATTAAAAAGAAAGGAGTTCTTCCGAGAAAATCGTTTTCTCTCGGAAAGGAAAATGAGAAGAGATATTATATCGAAGCCAGAAAGATTGTTCCGTAA
- a CDS encoding DUF4276 family protein has product MVEEPSMEAFLRELLPRMLGDKVSFEIYPFQCKNDLLSKLSSRLRGYSCWLPSDWRIVVVVDRDDEDCRELKQRLDDIVLREGLSTRSSASTRWQVVNRIAIEELEAWYFGDWNAVKRAYPKVNANIPQKEAYHNPDSISGGTWEAFERLMKKAGYFEGGLRKIEVARKLGYQIDWKHNSSLSFQYFRDAVLEIL; this is encoded by the coding sequence ATGGTAGAAGAACCCTCCATGGAGGCATTTCTTAGGGAATTACTTCCCCGAATGCTTGGAGACAAGGTGAGCTTCGAGATTTACCCCTTCCAGTGCAAGAATGACCTACTTTCCAAACTTTCCTCTCGACTGAGAGGTTACTCCTGCTGGCTTCCGTCAGACTGGCGCATAGTCGTGGTTGTGGATAGGGACGATGAAGACTGCCGTGAACTCAAACAAAGGCTGGATGACATAGTCCTTCGGGAAGGCCTGAGCACTCGCTCAAGCGCCTCCACCCGTTGGCAGGTGGTTAACCGAATCGCCATCGAAGAACTCGAAGCCTGGTATTTTGGGGACTGGAATGCCGTCAAACGTGCCTATCCTAAAGTTAACGCAAATATTCCTCAAAAAGAAGCATACCACAATCCAGATTCCATATCTGGCGGCACCTGGGAAGCCTTTGAGCGGCTGATGAAGAAGGCAGGCTATTTTGAGGGGGGCCTGCGCAAAATAGAAGTTGCACGCAAGCTAGGCTACCAAATAGATTGGAAGCACAACAGTTCTCTCAGCTTTCAGTATTTCCGGGATGCAGTCCTGGAAATCCTATAA
- a CDS encoding NosD domain-containing protein, translating to MNRLAILLVVFLLITLGSGIGAAAEVYVQPGESIQTALDNAVSGDVIILKPGIYTENIKIDKNNLVISSESGNPDDTIITAKSSDNHVISLQADNVKISGLGITGTKNSYAGIYISECNNCIIENNKIVNNGYGIYLLNSKGNKLSNNVIANNEENGILLSTSTNNTIFGNTASDNKDTGIHISTSDDNTLTGNNVSSNDIYGLFVCPESDDNLIYNNYFNNTVNAEIQNGVGNAYNTAKTEGENIVGGSYLGGNFWAEPEGTGFSDTAVDADGDGIADSEYRISQSIYSDQLPLISSSKPQQPGPPVANFEMNNSDGSAPLTVQFTDLSENTDSWGWDFESDGKIDSTEENPVHVFTTIGTYTVTLSATNKNGTDSKTAAVIVTHPVGNSSVNNTSEDPGAIENSTSADESSDNITSAVEAGGNRTYYNQTEDSGIITNAGLDSQSGAVNLNGENSSGINTSSVNLNGEDNAGTNTSSSNLNTSSVNLNGENNSGINTSSVNLNGEDNTGINTSSVEYALENKTDAPGFEIVYGAVSLLAVFLYRKVRPGN from the coding sequence TTGAACAGGTTAGCTATTTTACTGGTAGTCTTTCTTCTCATAACATTAGGCTCGGGTATCGGAGCTGCGGCTGAGGTTTACGTCCAGCCTGGAGAATCGATACAAACCGCATTGGATAATGCAGTCTCAGGTGACGTAATAATCTTAAAACCCGGAATCTATACCGAGAATATCAAAATAGACAAAAATAACCTTGTAATATCCTCGGAATCCGGGAATCCTGATGACACAATAATTACGGCTAAGAGCTCAGACAATCATGTAATCTCCTTGCAGGCTGATAACGTAAAAATTAGCGGACTTGGGATTACAGGAACAAAAAACAGCTATGCAGGAATCTATATCTCAGAATGCAATAACTGCATCATTGAGAATAATAAAATCGTGAATAATGGTTATGGAATTTATCTCTTGAACTCAAAAGGCAATAAGCTCTCAAATAACGTGATTGCAAATAATGAAGAAAATGGGATCTTGTTATCGACCTCGACCAATAATACCATCTTCGGAAATACGGCTTCGGATAACAAAGATACTGGCATTCATATCAGCACTTCGGATGATAACACGCTTACAGGCAATAACGTATCCTCAAACGATATTTACGGCCTTTTTGTCTGCCCAGAGAGTGACGACAATCTGATTTATAATAACTATTTCAACAACACCGTCAATGCAGAGATTCAAAACGGAGTCGGAAACGCTTACAATACGGCAAAGACCGAAGGCGAGAATATTGTCGGCGGTTCCTATCTTGGAGGTAATTTCTGGGCAGAACCTGAAGGTACAGGTTTTTCGGATACTGCAGTTGATGCAGATGGAGACGGAATTGCGGATTCCGAATACAGGATCTCACAAAGCATTTACTCTGATCAGTTACCTCTGATTTCGTCTTCCAAACCACAACAGCCCGGACCTCCGGTAGCAAACTTCGAAATGAATAATAGTGATGGCTCTGCTCCTCTTACAGTCCAGTTTACCGACCTGTCAGAAAATACGGACTCATGGGGCTGGGACTTTGAAAGTGATGGGAAAATTGACTCTACTGAGGAAAATCCAGTTCATGTGTTCACGACGATCGGAACTTATACTGTTACCCTCAGCGCTACAAATAAAAACGGAACAGATTCAAAAACTGCCGCAGTAATTGTTACTCATCCTGTTGGAAATAGCTCCGTGAACAATACAAGCGAAGATCCTGGAGCTATCGAAAATTCAACAAGCGCAGATGAGAGTTCCGATAACATAACCAGTGCTGTCGAAGCAGGTGGTAACCGAACCTATTACAACCAAACTGAGGATAGTGGAATTATTACCAATGCTGGACTTGATTCTCAGTCTGGAGCTGTTAACCTTAATGGAGAAAATAGTTCAGGAATAAACACTTCAAGTGTCAACCTTAACGGAGAAGATAATGCAGGAACAAATACTTCAAGTTCCAACCTTAACACTTCAAGTGTCAACCTTAATGGAGAAAATAATTCAGGAATAAACACTTCAAGTGTCAACCTTAATGGAGAAGATAATACAGGAATAAATACTTCAAGTGTTGAGTATGCGCTTGAAAATAAAACAGATGCTCCGGGGTTTGAAATCGTCTATGGAGCAGTTTCCCTGCTTGCTGTGTTCCTGTACAGAAAAGTAAGACCAGGGAATTAA
- a CDS encoding type I restriction-modification enzyme R subunit C-terminal domain-containing protein, giving the protein MHKLRMNIPLTATDLDELERILSESGFGGPEEIARAKQVSNGLGLFVRSLIGLDREAAKQSLATFLAGKTLTANQIEFINLIINHLTEHGAMDVALLYESPFTDLTPQGPDGLFTSTQIDELIVTLERITATALVPPYSQQIIA; this is encoded by the coding sequence ATCCATAAGCTTCGGATGAATATTCCATTGACAGCAACTGATCTTGATGAACTGGAGCGGATACTCTCTGAAAGTGGGTTTGGAGGGCCGGAAGAAATCGCCCGTGCCAAACAGGTATCAAACGGACTCGGACTCTTCGTGCGTTCACTCATAGGGCTTGATAGGGAAGCTGCAAAACAGTCGCTTGCCACATTCCTGGCAGGTAAGACCCTGACTGCAAACCAGATAGAGTTCATAAACCTGATCATTAACCATCTTACCGAGCACGGTGCAATGGATGTAGCATTACTTTACGAATCACCATTTACTGACCTTACACCACAGGGCCCGGATGGGCTTTTTACCTCAACTCAAATTGATGAATTGATAGTCACATTGGAGAGGATTACGGCAACAGCATTAGTGCCCCCATATTCGCAACAAATTATTGCTTGA
- a CDS encoding DUF2073 domain-containing protein: MQGIQLDLVSEARISQMASMEKVRYIIDEVRKGKILVLEKGLNPMEEAKLIEMTMSVIQPDVFSGIEMQSYPANTDGSFLGKILKRQSSKRLTVIGPANQLKTLKKDRNLISALVSASK, encoded by the coding sequence ATGCAGGGAATTCAACTTGATTTGGTATCCGAAGCCAGAATCTCTCAGATGGCTTCGATGGAAAAGGTCAGATACATAATCGATGAGGTACGAAAAGGTAAAATCCTGGTGCTTGAAAAGGGCCTGAACCCGATGGAGGAAGCAAAGCTTATAGAAATGACAATGTCAGTGATTCAGCCTGATGTTTTTTCGGGCATCGAGATGCAAAGTTATCCTGCAAATACGGACGGCTCATTTCTTGGAAAAATTCTCAAAAGACAGAGCAGTAAGAGACTTACGGTAATAGGGCCTGCAAACCAGCTCAAAACCCTTAAAAAAGATCGGAATCTCATAAGTGCACTTGTCTCTGCAAGTAAGTAA